In the Sandaracinus amylolyticus genome, GCATCCTCACGCTGTTGACCGAGGCACACGGGAAGGTGTCGCTGATGGCGCGCAACGCGCGCGCGAGCCAGCGACGCTTCCCGGGGGGCGCCCTCGAGCCGTTCGGGTTGATCGAGATCGAGATGGCGCTGGGGCGCGGGGACGTGGGACGCCTCGCGAGCGCGCGCTTGGTGCGGGGGTTCCCTCGGCTGCTCGGGTCGCTCGAGTGCATGCGCGAGGCGGGTGCGGGCATCGAGCTTCTGCGCGACGTGGTGCCGCCCCGCGAGCCCGACGTGCGCTGGCTGATCGAGATCGAGCGCTTCTTCGAGACGCTCGACGCGCGCGCGCCGGAGCCCGGGCCCGAGGTGCGGCTCGCGTTCGCGCTGCGCATCCTCGCGCTCATGGGGCTCGCGCCTCGACTCGACGCGTGCGGCCGGTGCGGGCTGCGGGCCGAGGAGCGCGCGGCGCTGTTCGACGCGGGGCTCGGCGCGATCGTGTGTCGCGCGTGCGGAGGTGGTCCGCTGCACCTCGCGGCGAGCACGCGGGCGCGCATGATCGCGAGCCAACGCGATGCGTGGACCGACGCGGTGCAGGGCTGGGACGATCGCGCGCGGAACGAGGCGGAGAGCGCGATCGACGCGTTCGTGCGACGGCACGTGGGGCGGACGCGCAGTGAAGGGTGAGGCGGTGATGAGCGACGAAGACGTGGTGCCGGTCGAGATGCGCGCGCCCGAGGGCGCGCGGGTGATGGAGATCGACTGGTCGGACGGGACGACGACGCGCCATCCGCACGTCGTGTTGCGCGGCTTCTGCCCGTGCGCGCACTGCCAGGGGCACCAGGGACCGATCCAGTGGGCGGGCGACTTCGAGGGCGCGTCGCTCGACATCACGAGCCTCGAGGAGGTCGGCAGCTACGCGGTGCGCATCGCGTGGGGCGACGGTCACGCGACGGGCATCTACACGTGGCGTCACCTGCGCGCGCTCGGACCGCTCGGTGAGGGCTCGCTGGACGACGCCCGCGCGGCCCGTTTCGGGCGCTGACCGTATACGGTGAGGTGTGCGCGACAAACGCGCGGACGCGACTATGGTTGCGCGCACTATGTCGCCCACACGCAAGACCCAAGGACCGCGCGCGGTGGTTTCGCGCGCCGGGCTGCTCTTCGCAGGCCTTCTCTTCGCTGCTGCGCTCTTCGTCGCCCCATCCCGCGCGGAGGCGCGCGGCCCGCTCTACGCCGGCTTCGGGCTCGGACCTTACGTCCTCGTCGCGCACGACTACGCCGACGTGTTCGACGACGCGCACTTCCGCACGAGCTTCGAGTTCGGCATCCACTTCAGCCGCGACG is a window encoding:
- a CDS encoding gamma-butyrobetaine hydroxylase-like domain-containing protein, producing MSDEDVVPVEMRAPEGARVMEIDWSDGTTTRHPHVVLRGFCPCAHCQGHQGPIQWAGDFEGASLDITSLEEVGSYAVRIAWGDGHATGIYTWRHLRALGPLGEGSLDDARAARFGR
- the recO gene encoding DNA repair protein RecO, giving the protein MATQTEVTHAVVLRSVAYGEADRILTLLTEAHGKVSLMARNARASQRRFPGGALEPFGLIEIEMALGRGDVGRLASARLVRGFPRLLGSLECMREAGAGIELLRDVVPPREPDVRWLIEIERFFETLDARAPEPGPEVRLAFALRILALMGLAPRLDACGRCGLRAEERAALFDAGLGAIVCRACGGGPLHLAASTRARMIASQRDAWTDAVQGWDDRARNEAESAIDAFVRRHVGRTRSEG